In Carya illinoinensis cultivar Pawnee chromosome 6, C.illinoinensisPawnee_v1, whole genome shotgun sequence, a single genomic region encodes these proteins:
- the LOC122314002 gene encoding protein SHORT HYPOCOTYL IN WHITE LIGHT 1-like translates to MNQGIDASLNPSPSIVMLLLVISNRAIMAAGAAATLSPLIHLTTLHSSFSPSANFSFPHHALYLHHRTPRIKPIISICHSKLNSSIGEEADEIDEAFFEIDDMAEEESDGEDTESSLDLLIRFLQSMLKKVSKRAKKASRSVLPAIIPPQLVSFAVDGILLLGSLSILKALLEVVCTLGSTVFTVILLLRVIWAVVSYFQSSGSSFNHGGSSFGATQPVT, encoded by the exons ATGAATCAGGGAATTGATGCGTCCCTAAATCCAAGCCCAAGTATCGTAATGCTGCTGCTTGTAATCTCGAACCGGGCAATAATGGCGGCAGGAGCGGCAGCTACGTTATCCCCATTGATCCACCTCACGACCCTCCACTCCTCGTTCTCACCTTCTGCAAATTTCTCGTTCCCTCACCACGCTCTTTATCTACACCACCGCACCCCTCGCATAAAGCCCATAATCAGCATTTGTCACAGCaag TTGAACAGTTCAATCGGCGAAGAAGCGGATGAGATTGATGAAGCTTTCTTCGAAATCGATGATATGGCCGAGGAGGAGAGCGACGGGGAAGATACAGAAAGCAGCCTTGATTTGTTAATCAGGTTCTTGCAAAGCATGTTGAAAAAGGTCTCCAAGCGTGCCAAGAAGGCCTCCCGCTCCGTTTTGCCAGCCATAATACCTCCCCAGCTG GTATCTTTTGCAGTTGATGGCATTCTGCTCTTGGGTTCACTATCTATTCTGAAAGCACTTCTTGAG GTGGTCTGCACCCTTGGAAGCACTGTGTTCACGGTGATCTTGCTCCTGCGTGTTATATGGGCAGTTGTTTCTTATTTCCAATCAAGTGGGAGCAGCTTTAACCACGGTGGAAGTTCCTTTGGAGCAACACAGCCTGTTACATAA